The following proteins are encoded in a genomic region of Lachnospiraceae bacterium KM106-2:
- a CDS encoding phage antirepressor protein translates to MNELQIFKCAEFGTVRTAVINGKPYFCGSDVAKSLGYSNANDALKRHCKAIVKHDTPISGKLQAINFIPEGDIFRLATHSKLPDADKFESWVFDEVLPSIHRKGGYISRQEELTPEQIMAQAVIVAQNVIAAKEEKILQLNSKNERLMSENTIQKQVIGELKPKADYTDSILQNKGLVTITQIAKDYGMSGNKMNEKLHELNVQYKQSGQWLLYSQYHDCGYTHSETVNITRSNGLPDIKMNTKWTQKGRLFLYYLLKKNGILPVVEKGDQ, encoded by the coding sequence ATGAACGAATTACAAATTTTTAAATGTGCAGAGTTTGGCACAGTAAGAACAGCAGTTATCAACGGTAAACCATATTTTTGCGGAAGTGATGTTGCTAAATCACTTGGGTATTCAAATGCAAATGATGCTTTAAAAAGACACTGTAAGGCTATCGTGAAACACGATACCCCTATAAGCGGAAAATTACAGGCAATTAACTTTATACCTGAGGGCGATATCTTCAGATTAGCTACGCACAGCAAACTACCAGATGCAGATAAATTCGAATCATGGGTATTTGATGAAGTGCTTCCAAGTATTCATAGAAAAGGTGGTTACATATCTAGGCAAGAAGAACTCACACCAGAGCAGATAATGGCACAAGCCGTTATTGTAGCACAGAATGTTATTGCAGCGAAAGAGGAAAAGATTCTGCAACTTAATAGTAAAAATGAACGGTTAATGTCAGAAAATACAATTCAGAAACAAGTGATTGGAGAGTTAAAGCCGAAGGCAGATTATACAGATTCAATTCTTCAGAATAAAGGACTTGTTACTATTACTCAGATTGCCAAGGATTATGGAATGAGTGGAAACAAGATGAATGAAAAACTACATGAGCTTAATGTTCAGTACAAGCAAAGTGGACAATGGCTTTTATATTCACAATATCATGATTGTGGTTATACGCATTCCGAAACAGTAAATATTACAAGATCAAATGGACTCCCTGATATTAAGATGAATACAAAATGGACACAAAAAGGCAGATTGTTTTTATATTATCTTCTTAAGAAAAATGGAATCTTACCAGTTGTAGAAAAGGGAGATCAGTAA
- a CDS encoding tmRNA-binding protein SmpB has translation MSKESIKLIANNKKARFDYFIEDTYEAGISLHGTEVKSLRMGRCSVKESFIRVENGEVYVYNMHISPYEKGNIFNKDPLRVKKLLLHKYEINKLTGQMQQKGYTLVPLQVYFKGSLVKVQIGLARGKKLYDKRQDIAKKDQRREAEKNFKVKNLY, from the coding sequence GTGTCGAAGGAAAGTATTAAATTAATAGCAAATAATAAAAAAGCTAGATTTGATTACTTCATTGAAGATACGTATGAAGCTGGCATTTCTCTACATGGAACAGAAGTAAAGTCTCTTCGAATGGGACGATGCTCAGTTAAGGAAAGCTTTATTCGTGTCGAAAACGGTGAAGTATATGTTTACAATATGCATATCAGTCCTTATGAAAAAGGAAACATCTTTAATAAAGATCCTTTACGTGTGAAAAAATTATTACTTCATAAATATGAGATTAATAAATTAACAGGACAGATGCAGCAAAAAGGTTATACGTTAGTACCATTACAAGTTTACTTTAAAGGTAGTCTTGTAAAAGTACAGATCGGTCTTGCGCGTGGTAAGAAATTGTACGATAAACGTCAAGATATCGCAAAGAAAGACCAACGAAGAGAAGCTGAGAAGAATTTTAAAGTTAAAAATTTATATTAG
- a CDS encoding phage transcriptional regulator, Cro/CI family, giving the protein MYSIFEQLLQKFGITAYKVSKATGVTQASLSKWKSGKSTPSSETLQKIANYFGVTVDYLMTGEEPEEKAPFLTTKDERDISKKLNDTLAQLESTDGLMFDGEALDEETKELLKISLESAIRTAKITAKKKFTPKKYK; this is encoded by the coding sequence ATGTATAGTATATTTGAACAATTATTACAAAAATTTGGTATTACTGCTTATAAAGTGTCGAAAGCCACTGGCGTTACGCAAGCTTCATTAAGCAAATGGAAATCTGGGAAGAGTACTCCTAGTTCGGAAACATTGCAAAAAATAGCAAACTATTTCGGTGTTACTGTCGATTATCTTATGACAGGAGAAGAGCCAGAAGAGAAAGCACCATTTCTCACTACTAAGGATGAAAGAGATATATCTAAGAAACTTAACGATACGTTGGCTCAGTTAGAATCAACTGATGGTCTTATGTTTGATGGTGAAGCATTGGATGAAGAAACAAAGGAATTATTAAAAATAAGTTTAGAAAGTGCAATAAGAACAGCTAAAATTACTGCTAAGAAGAAATTCACACCAAAGAAATATAAATAA
- a CDS encoding prophage LambdaBa04, site-specific recombinase, phage integrase family, which produces MAKAKKLPSGQWRALVYDYTDANGKRHYESFTADTKKESEYMAADFSLNKKRRSKPINLTVRESIDEYIKNSDAVLSPTTIQGYNKIKRNSYQEIMEIPLKNLSQEILQNAINSESKRPSKRNGCNYKTVSPKTVKNSWGLIAAVINRYYPSLDYSIKLPAAENVIKELPPPEVIMNVVKDTEIELPVLLAMWLSFSMSEIRGLKRSSINNGYISIKEVVVDVNCEAVHKKQAKAFTRIRKHEIPDYIQQLINKTNVGSDELISLSGHAIYMRFKRLLEKNGLPHMTFHDLRHVNASVMAMLRIPDKYAMERGGWKTDKVMKKVYTHTFSEEREKVDTIIDNYFETTLGIKKQKIDINKYHAWLTLCGKTDSNDSKSEFIDFMQHEMQHIKKEP; this is translated from the coding sequence ATGGCAAAAGCAAAAAAACTTCCAAGCGGTCAATGGCGTGCATTGGTTTATGATTATACCGATGCTAACGGAAAACGACATTACGAATCTTTCACCGCGGATACTAAAAAAGAATCAGAATATATGGCTGCTGATTTTTCATTGAATAAAAAGCGAAGAAGCAAGCCTATTAATTTGACTGTTAGAGAATCTATTGATGAATACATAAAGAATTCCGATGCCGTATTGTCACCTACAACAATTCAAGGCTATAACAAAATAAAACGAAATAGCTATCAAGAGATCATGGAGATCCCACTAAAGAATCTTTCCCAAGAAATTCTACAAAATGCAATTAATAGCGAATCAAAGCGGCCATCCAAAAGAAATGGATGCAACTATAAAACAGTTTCACCTAAGACCGTAAAAAATTCATGGGGATTGATTGCTGCCGTAATAAATAGATACTATCCATCGTTAGATTATTCGATCAAACTTCCAGCGGCTGAAAATGTAATAAAGGAATTACCTCCACCAGAAGTAATTATGAATGTAGTCAAAGATACTGAAATTGAATTACCTGTGCTACTAGCTATGTGGCTTTCATTTTCTATGAGTGAGATACGTGGTCTAAAGCGGTCATCTATTAATAATGGATATATATCAATTAAAGAGGTTGTTGTGGATGTAAACTGTGAAGCAGTACATAAAAAGCAAGCTAAAGCATTCACTCGTATTCGAAAGCATGAAATTCCAGACTATATTCAACAATTAATTAATAAGACCAATGTTGGTAGTGATGAACTCATATCATTAAGTGGCCATGCTATCTATATGAGATTTAAAAGACTTCTAGAAAAGAATGGATTACCACATATGACTTTCCATGATCTGCGCCACGTTAATGCATCTGTAATGGCTATGTTACGAATCCCAGATAAATATGCCATGGAACGAGGTGGTTGGAAAACAGATAAAGTAATGAAAAAAGTTTATACACATACATTCTCAGAAGAGAGAGAAAAAGTAGATACTATTATTGATAATTATTTTGAAACAACACTAGGTATTAAAAAGCAGAAAATAGATATAAATAAATATCATGCTTGGTTAACTCTGTGTGGAAAAACAGATTCAAACGATTCCAAAAGTGAGTTTATTGATTTTATGCAACACGAAATGCAACACATAAAAAAAGAACCTTGA